The Klebsiella sp. RHBSTW-00484 genome includes a window with the following:
- the ppiC gene encoding peptidylprolyl isomerase PpiC: MAKSAAALHILVKDEKLAQEILTKLERGVSFDHLAKRYSKCPSGRNGGDLGEFNQGVMVGPFDKAVFSCPLLKPYGPVKTKFGYHIIKVLYRR, from the coding sequence ATGGCAAAGAGCGCAGCAGCCCTGCACATCCTGGTAAAAGACGAAAAGCTGGCGCAGGAGATCCTTACGAAGCTGGAGCGCGGCGTGAGTTTTGATCACCTGGCAAAGCGCTATTCAAAGTGCCCATCCGGCCGCAACGGCGGCGATCTTGGTGAATTTAATCAAGGGGTAATGGTCGGGCCGTTTGATAAAGCCGTCTTCAGTTGTCCGCTGCTGAAGCCTTACGGGCCGGTCAAAACCAAGTTCGGCTACCACATCATTAAGGTGCTATATCGCCGCTAG
- the ppiC gene encoding peptidylprolyl isomerase PpiC — protein sequence MAKTAAAMHILVKEEKLALDLLEQIKNGGDFEKLAKKHSTCPSGKKGGHLGEFKQGQMVPAFDKVVFSCPELEPTGPLHTQFGYHIIKVLYRK from the coding sequence ATGGCTAAAACAGCGGCAGCAATGCACATCCTGGTTAAAGAAGAGAAACTGGCCCTCGACCTGCTGGAGCAGATTAAAAACGGTGGCGATTTCGAGAAACTGGCGAAGAAACACTCTACTTGCCCTTCAGGCAAAAAAGGCGGCCACTTAGGTGAATTCAAACAGGGCCAGATGGTTCCTGCGTTTGATAAAGTCGTGTTCTCCTGCCCGGAGCTGGAACCTACCGGCCCACTGCACACCCAGTTCGGCTATCACATCATCAAAGTGCTGTACCGCAAATAA